The Arachis ipaensis cultivar K30076 chromosome B07, Araip1.1, whole genome shotgun sequence genomic interval GATACCTTCCGCACTTCTGACAATTCAGATCTTGCtgtggctgcttcccaaacctttttcctTGACTAGCATTGGTATTCGGCCTTCTGTAATTACCTTGACCCTGAGTCTGCTGCGAAACAAAACCTCCACGTTTGAAATTCCTACCTCTCGGAGCAAAGTTCCTCCCTGAAGGCCTCAGAAAAGGCACCCTCAAACTCCCTTTCTCTGCTGCCGCCTTCCTCACACAATcctcagccaccctactcttattcaccaattcagaaaataccctgatctccattggggcaacgaagctcagaatatcgctccgaagacctccctcatatttaatacatttccattcagcaaaatcttcaggcgcaccttgacagatacgagaaaagcgacataactcctcaaatttactggtatactcagcaacagtcatctgtccctgctttaactgcattaattcaagttccttggTATTTCTGGCTGAATTAGGAAAATATTTCTTATAGAACTCTGTCTGGAAAACCTCCCAAGGAATCGCAGCACCATTAGGATGCAGGATACGTcgtgttccctgccaccaataTTGAGCTTCACCTTGCAGCTGATAAGTTCCAAATTCAACCCATTGCTCTTCAGGAACCTGTTGGGCCTGCAACGCCCTTTCCATAGCCTGAATCCAGTTATCTGcatcagtgggatttgaggttcccctaaAAGTCGGAGGGCGAACTTTCAGAAATGTGGCAAGTGTCATAGGACCATCCTCATCATTATTATTCCCATAATTACCCTGATTTATCTGATTACCCAATGCCTCGGCTGTTGCCTGCATAGCTGCAGCCATATTTCCCagggcagccataaagtctactggatcagTCCCTATGGGAGCAGGAGTAACGGTGCCTGTCCTACCTCTACCTCGCCTGCGACCGcgtccgcgagtcgacatctggtccctatatacaccaaacaagtgatattaagttgatcagtctcaatatcgcaggtctaatgctttaagttccaaatgcatgctcacaaacgtttatgccacatatatcaatcagatatcctaatagcacataaacacatatacagagaataCACAAAAGCACAATCAGTccgtctttcaggctctatagcaacgaactgctctgataccataatgtaacaccctaccacactaagctttacgcttaagtcgtaaaacgaatgtggtgtggtattacgacctctaaaataaaatgagtacatataatagcagaagaattataatatgctaggagccttgaagaaaaggggaaaataaaaatCGCACAATAAaggcgcaacgctcaaggaacgagttaacttacgtgctaagaaaaccataactatcaaacataagctaacagaagtgggaatagagtgccaaagatacaaaatatcaagctcctaactcagcctgcgaagtcaagactggccggagaatatttacacatatatatacatacatatccaatacccaaaagtacatatacacaatcctgcctctccataaacctctaagaggatcaaaaagaataagtcatgcggagagaaaactaagtacatatatatacatcacagCATAACAAAATATCCCAGTAACtactccgcttcaagagtccagacgcctaacgagatgcctctcgacctgcatctgaaaaataacaacatagtatggaatgagaaccggaggttctcagtatggtaaaggtgccacacacataatatataaggtcctgggaataccagaggcaatcctagaacaccgacactcagattatagagcttaaagtattaaataatCATTTTCCATATCAAAACCAATGTAGCAACCATCATCATTACATATAACCAACCTCAACATAGATATCAAGAATACTAAGCTTTATACATTTCCACGCATTACAGCTTATCTTATGGTTATATAGCCTATGTTTTCAtataacattatatattaaatgcaagaaacctaaaccataccttagccgatttccacgtaacgaccaaagctatttattcaaaaccaagacaacccctcaaaactcaactaatccgcttcctccaagttccagtattcacaatttcaagctccaattatttattttcaacctaatacacatttctaatacatatatacccaatttaatactcaaagctcaaatttaatgaaaataaaatagaattatcgtatcctcaccttacccaagcttcacataagcaagagtgaacgtttctctcaagctaattggatcctaaaacatcagaaatcaaagaaattcaatattcccacttaaaattcgaaaattgggggaaaagagggctgagagtgattaaacaagttaccagtgaaattgttccagtagaaatgtagagctcgacgcggtggacgcgtggccgcaaacggtgcggcgattggagctcggacggagaagttacggggaTCGGAAATTAACGTGAGGGTTACGGGAATGTTTCTCGTTTCTCTTCTCCCCGGAAGCTGAAAGCTTCGTTGCTGCAGTAATGAGGGAGAAGACAAAGCTGGGTTCATTTAATAGGGCTGGTCCGGTTGAACCGACAGCCCAGTTCGGGTCCGGTTCAACTGGTTCGGTActttcggtccaatcttggaccgttttcttcaaaattagtgtcaaaattctcgtttcgatgagctctaccctaatttaatataatattcacatttctaatcctccttattaaaaattaatttattgactaattatctactaatttaatcgGGGTTTACACCATCCAACCTTTATCCCCTTTCTTGTTTCTCATGGAGTGGATGACCTTTTGAGTCATGATGATGTTATCCGAGCGATGTCTTCTCGAAACAAAGTTGCACTAAGTGAGAAACACCAGCTTTTTCATGACCTTTCTAAGCCTTTTAGCAAGGATCTCTGCAATAACTTTGTAAGAAACATTGCGAAGACTGATAGGACGCATTTGTTTTAAATTAGATACTACCTCCACTTTTGGAATTAAGGTAATTAGAGTATCATTAATCTCAGCAACCACGACAGTATTAGAAAAACTTTTCTCCACTAACCGGAAAATGTCATGACCCACCAAATCCCATTTGCCCTGATAAAAAATAGCCTGAATACCGTCCCTGTCAGGTGCTTTAAGACTATCTATGTCAAAGATAGCTTCCTTTGGTTTCCAAAGGTGTCACCCTATAGCCAAAAAAATTCATCTCATCAATATTTATAACGGGAAAGGCTTTATTTAAAATATGAGAAGAATCAAGAATATTATCAGAATAAAGAGTAAAGTAAAAAGACGTGGCCATATTTTCCAAATCAGTACTGTTTGAGATCCAATTTCCATCATCATTTTGGAGATCTTTAACTTTGTTCCTTCTTTTTCTGGCTATAGTTGTTTCGTGAAAATATTTGGTATTCTGATCCCAAACTCGGTCCATTTACATCGGGACTTTTGAAACCATAAAATATCTTCTTGTATCAGAATATATTCATACTCCTTCCAAAGATCAAATTGAAGCTTCTCCAAGAAATGGTTCCCATTGGTACTAAGGCTAGAAGCTATCCCTTGAAATCTTCTAATAATCTGGTTCTTCTTTCTTAAAATGTGACCaaaaaaatttgaattctagATGTTGAAATTTAGTGATGTTATTTTCCCAAGACTCGCACCAAAGCATCAAAATCCAGATGAGTAAGCCAGGTGGCTAAAAAACGACAGGGGCGTCTTCTCTTATTGGGGGCCAGCGATGGCGCAAGTTGAAAGTAGAGTAGAGAGTGATCCGATTTGAACATAGAAATGTGTTTAATTTTAGCCTCCAGAAAGGAGATTTGCCAATCAATATTACTCAAACTTCTATCAAGTCTTTCAGCTATGTTACCCCTTTTCCAAGTGAAAGGCCATCCTGAAAAATCAATATCAATGAGaccataatccaaaacataattattaaaatcaatacaaactTCCGGATTCTAATTAATTGATCCTCCTTTTCTTTCTAAACTATGTAGCAGAGCATTAAAGTCTCCAATTAAGCACCAAGGGAGATTGATATCATAATTTAAAATACGAATGCTATCCTAGAGAGTCTTGCGATGCTGCCTTTGAGGGCTCCCATAAATGGCAGTGAGCATCTAAGGAGGCAAGTTACTACTCTCAATCTTTAGATGGATAAACGGCCTCTGGTGTTGTAAAATATCAACTTTCCAGATATTAGAATTCCACATGCACCATATACCCCCAGACCGGCCCAGGATTTCCTCAATAAAGCTGCTATCAAAGCCTAACTTATCACGAACAGCTTACTACGGTCACCACTTATATGAGTTTCCATCAGAATTAAACAATTCACATCATACTCTATTTTGATATCTCTAATAAGAGAGGGTAAGGTTTTAGCACCTGCACCACAACAATTTCAAGCGATAACATTCATCATTAACAAGATAAGGTAAAAATGGGTTAGCATACCAGAAAGCAAGATCAAGCTTGGGAATTTCCTCCAGTGGTCCCTATGCTTTGATCATAGACTTGATTATTTTTTCCAATAAGGTCTTCAACTGATATAACTATGTTGTCGTTAGGCGGTTTGTCTAGCGGAACCTCCCTGATTAGGGATAAATTTGCTACAAGGATCTCCAAAGGTTGAGAGGAGAAAAGGGGCCTCACCATGGCTAAGAGTAATTCGAAGCTAGAGCTAGAATTTTTCATCGCCAGAAAAGCTTCCCAATGCTCATTCTACTACAGGATTCTCATATTCTCTAAGATGGCCAACTCCATGGCTTCAACTTCAGAATTCTTTATTTTTCGTTTACCTTGAGAGGAGGATGATGTGGTTTCGAGAGAGTTCGATGGGGTGGGGAGAAGCTTCTGTTTGAGTTTACCTCCCCTATTGGGTTGGTTAGGTTGAGTGGGCCCATTCTTGGAATTTGGGGCCTTCCTAGTATTTTGTGGGTTCTTTCCAACACCAGCCTTGAGTACCCTTTTTGGTACTTGGTTAGGATATCTAAGGCTTTTTGGGTTAGGGATGTCGTTGGCCCATACTTCTTGGTCTCTTCTAATGGTTGATCCTCATGCAAATCATCCGCATGCATCGTACCCATATCTTCCTCGCCTAAGATATCAAATCTCAAGTCCTTTTTATTACCACTATCTCCTTTCGTATTATTTCCTTCCTTAGAGATATGAGAATCTCTCCCATAATTAGATCCCTTGATTTCTGTcgcttgttttttctttctttggttTCTAACCATCATCCACGACCCAAAACATTAGGGATCCTGATTGGAGCAAAATTCATGTTGTGCATACAAAGCCGTATGTTTGTTAATATTTCGATCACCATCAGCGGCGGAATTTTCGAGTGCACTGGCTCCCAACGGTTCACCAGAGTTAGCCTCAGGGCTTTGTTGGTTTGTGCCTGGCAGTACTTCTGTGCAAAGCTCTAACTTGTGTCCATACTTCCCACATGAAAAACAAATTAGGTGAAGCCCTTCATCATACTCGATGTTTAGAGTGCTTCCGAGGATAGAAATCCTAGGGATTAATTGTTTCATTAAATCAATTTCTACACAAATTCTTGTAAAACGCCCTCTTGAGAATATAGAGGTTGTTTGGTCTATCTTTAACATGTTACCAATAGCAGAACCCACACGGGATAGAAATTGATGACTATAGAGCTCAATAGGAAGGTTTTGTATTCTGATCCAAGATGTTATCTTCTCAACTACCTTTTCTGACTCAAGGAAGAAGGGTCTCCATCTTTGaacaatgagataatgcccagcAATCACCCATGATCCTCCAAGTAAGGCATCAGAATAATCTTCCTCCtctgaaaaataaataagaaaataatcaTGATCTATATCGATAGCATTAATCTTACCTTTCCATGAATCCTAAACCCACTCTCTTTCCAAGCACTTTAACTATTAGGGCAGCATGCCATGGTTTACACCATTTGTCGAACTCCTCTTTTGGAAACAGGAATATGAAGGCATGGATCAAAAGACTTCTCCTTATTGATAACCTCCTCTTTATCACTATACCATTGGTCCTCCGAATTCGGAGATTCCTCATCAATGTCATTAAGGGAATCATTATCTTCATGCATAGAAGATCTTGGCATCGATAACAAGGATTCTTTGTACATGATAGCAGTCTTCACTAGGGAAGAGGCCCCCACCTCCGATGAAATATCATGATATTTCCTTAAGTATTTAAATCAAAATCTTCTCTTGTTTTGACTTTTTTAGAGATTATTGATGGTTTGTTTAATTTATGtgattctctttaattcatatCATGTTATTGGAGAAGATAATTTTCATCTTAAGGTAAAATATAATTTTGTGTggcataaaataattatttaaaaattaaaataagacatctCAATGTTAGATTTTCATACAAGATGGTTAACATACGTACTTAGTTTGTCAAGAAAATATCTAAGGTAATTTCGTATATATCAAATATGAAAATTATATACTATTCAATTAATACTTTATTAATTAATAGGATAATTATGTTACAAATATANNNNNNNNNNNNNNNNNNNNNNNNTAATTGTAATATATGAGAATAATAACAtgcaattaaaaattaaaaaatgggttctatgatttttttttttttttaccacaaTATGTGAAGCAAAAAGAAGAGAGTAGCCGAATCGAAAACTAAGACACTTTATAACTGGCCCAACAAAAAAATATCACATATGATTAACACCTCACTCATTCCAATTAAGAAAGACAAATCTGATAACACTTTCTGATTATGCAGGTCCACTTTCTACACttttgaaaataacaacaatCTTCCATCAAGTGCAACTAAATAATGTAGCCACACATCTATGCCTAATTACCTAGACATGTTTATTTCCATAGTTCTTAAAATCGAACTGAATCGGTCAATTCAATTAGTTAAATCGAGAATCGTTGGCCAAGTCAGTTTGGTTCTTAATCAAAATCGTTTGCTTTAAAATCAGTGACGAAACCAAAAAAAAACTGACAAAATTTGATGAAACGACCAAACTGAAAGCCAAgtgattttattaattaaaatgtatttttttttattgagaaAAAATCCAACTAAACTAATAAATAGACCCTAATACTTTTTCATATTTAGCTACTATACTCTCTCCTTGTGACCAGCTATTTTTTCAGTGGAGTTCGTCGCTTGTTTCGACTTTAGACTTAGTCGTTAATTAGTTATTGTTGTTACCTATTGTTAGATTTAGCAGCTTTTTCTTGTTGTAAATTCACTAAATTATAATGTTTAGTATATTTGATGGTtaattgaattaattaattaatttacctAATTTTACTGTTGTACTGTTTGATTGTATACTTAAATAGGATTATATGACTTTTATTGGTGTTATAcattttaatttgtgtatttttaaaatttaaattaaaatatagttATATTCTTATTGTTTATTTAGAATTTGATATATTATAATTCAAGCATTTTAGTTCAACTACAATTTAATTTGTTAAACCTCTAAATTgataaattaatatataaaacGATTCAATAATTGATTCGATTTTCAAAACCTTATTTATTTCAATCTATACCATAGACTCTCTCCAATTTAAATGGCGATATGTTagccaaaaaaaataataataaaacaaataaattctGACAATCCTCTAGCATTTCTCAAATAAGACCAGAAAAGTACATTGTAAACAcctcatgcataaaaaaaaaatcccGGATACATGTTAATCCCATAATAAACTAGTAAAAATTTGTACAAGTCAAACACTTCCCTTTACAAgttacaacttttaaaaaaacTTAATCCATACATGTGTCTGTGCCACATGAAGCCATCATGCATCATTTACCACTTGGACCCCCTCTGCTTAGCCTGAGGCTAAACATGATTTCTAGGTATCTATCTTCTCCTCACACAAATAAATGTACAGTTTCAAGAGTACAACTAACAATTTATTGCATCAAATTAGTTGTGCTGTATATTTTGCATACAGACAAGGAAGAGTACAAACCAAAAAAAGAGTAGGAGCTGTATTAAACCTCAGTTAGCTGTACACAAACTTGGTTTTCTATACCACCTGTGCAGGATTTAGAGTCAGAACACTGATTCTCCTCTCTGAAACAATCAAATGCAAAAGTTAATTAGGCTTCATAACATATAGGCTTTAAGATATtacaatttttttccttttaattacaaatatttttaattcttctttagtattaataaatatagaaaatatttagGGGCTCAACACACTTTTAGTTTGGAAAAATGGAGAATTTATTAATGTTAGCTCAAATGCAAGGCAAATGTAAGATAAAAGTGGTTACCTaacattttttaataaatacacaaTCTAAGTGATAAAGGCCAAAAACATACTTAAAAGGGATAAAAATCACAAAACCAAATAACACAATTATAGGGGCTAAAACACTTTTGCACAAAATGTCAAtagcttcttcaaaattcatttCCTTAACTAAAGTCAACTGATGAAAGTACAACCCAGGAATCTACTTTGCACACTTTTCTTAACATGGAAAAAAATTTTCCCAATGCAACACTCAGATATTTGAGAGAAATGCAGTTAATTACATTGGAATTCAATGAATAGAAGAGGAAAGCTATTTGGGATGATTGATAAAAAATGTTAACGGGAAAAAACTGAATGTAAAATAAGTGCAGAGTAAATTACCTCCAGCAGCAACCAATTTCTCTACGCGGGCGACAATGTGCTTTCCATAGGTATATTTCTTCAAAGCATTGAGGTGAACCTTTATTCGATTCAAGATTAGCTCAAGTTGCTGGTCATCACAAGTTTCTAGTACTTTTTGTACAACGTAATTTGCAAATTGATCCTTCATCATAAcctaaaatcaaaatatataaaaGCAGAAGTGTTAAAAAAATAACAGAAGCAAAAGCAGTTGAGTATTAAATAAGAGTCATGCTATTGCTAAAAGTGAAATAGACAAGTATTATCACCAAGACTTGTTTAGCAGGATAACAAGCACAAGACaagaactaaaaaaaaaaaaacacaactcGTGATGTATTGCTTCAGCAAACAAAAGTTATGTCAACTATATTTTGATTACATTCCATCCTTCAGTTACAGAAAAGAAACTTGTTTGTCTAAATAGGAAGAGCAAATGAAAAAAGTagaacaaaaagagaaagaaagaaaagccgAGAACAATGTAAAGGAACACAATGCAACAAATCAAAAGACGAGGGCTTCCGTTTCTGATTAATGGGGAAGACAGATCAAGCACAAACCTGAAGGGGTTCATTCTCATCGGTGGAGCCAAGCATCTCATTCACAAGGACTTGGCGTTCTGTCGGTGTCCCAAAAGTAAGACACTTCTCAATAACATTAGATGCAAACTTCTGCTGGCTCATTTGCACTATCTGTCCCGTTAGTTTCTTTATTATAGATGAACGTTCATGTGGCTTGCCGTGCTCCAGCACATGCTGAAAATTTAAACAATCGACAATTGAAGAAAATGAGAGTGATAAACAGGCAATCAAGAAGTCCAAACGAAAACTCGTGGCAGAAAATGAGATTATAAATCATCTCCAAAGAATAATACAAATGCTCTAATAACCAAAACTTTGGCAAAATAACAATAACATTCACTAGAGCCACCATACGTTCAGCATTTCATTATGACCTCAATTCACAATATGGATAGTGTTTACTCCTACTATCTGTGATTTACCTTGTTTTGTTTCATAAATGACTCAATATTTGCATACCATCAACATTGATTTATAACAAAAGCATTTGGAGCAACACTTAAGAGAATAAACCAAGTGAAATTGTGAATGCAACAAACATGGCAGAAAATACAACATAATTGGGTCACACGAAAATGTTAAGTACGACATACCTGTACAACATAGTTCCCATATTGATCTTGTGCTAACATGCAAACAGACTGCAAAATCTCATCCATCATAATCTGCTGTGTTTTGGGATCATGGCAATATTCCAAGACTCTCTGCTCGTGACACTAACAAGGTTAGAATTACAGCGCCTATCTATGACGCTATAAATTAAACAAACTAAAGCAAAAGATGCATATGTGACCTGAATAACACGGCAACCATATGGATGAGTTGACAATGCCACAACTTGGTCATAAAATGTTGAAACAATAAATTGGATTGCATTTTCAGGTACGCATTCAATACACTTCTGGATGACATGGTTCCCATTTTGATCACGCACACAGCGCATAATATGACCATCCAGCTCTGCCACCATTTGAGTCTGCTGATCTACCTCAACAACTTCTATAGCCTACACAGGTTATAGGGGGAAAACAGAATACGAATTGTTAACTTTGCCATCAATCCACAGAACTCACAGAGCATTAATCATTCAAAGCACATGTAGCAAATCGAAATATCAATTCCAAACACAATGaacaaatgaaaataaacaaattGATCCAAGCATCAAgcatacatatatacaaatatgAAATGTTGCAAAAACTACCAAACACATTATGCCAAAtaagattaaaatttaaatagCTAAGTTCGTTATTTCTATAGAATGCCATGAAAATTCTCTAAAACGATGCTTCTCATTCAAAAGAGGGCAACACAAAGGCAGTTCCAAAAAGAATTTGTGCCTAAATGTTGGGGTGACATGTATATGACCTTCCACATAGACCATAACATTAAAGAGAATTGGAACCCATGAAATGTTTGCCGTTTCGCACATAACAAACTGAAACCATGGCATAGAACTGTAGGAGATTGTAAAACATATCAAAGTAAGCAAGGAATATAGTAAAGGAAACCAATCATAAGTTGGATAAATTGATGAGCAGACCTTTTGGATAACTCGGCAGCCGTACATTTGAAGACTTAGGGTCAGCACATTACCAGTAACTTGGTCAGCCAATTCCCTTATTTGTGCCGCTGTGCCATGCTCAAAAAACTAAACATGAATCAGAACAAGTTAGGCATCTATATAACACATTTAGGAGTATTTTGCgttctaataaaaaaaaatggtaCCCAAatgatcaacaacaacaacaataataataataatacagaaGCACAAAAAAACAAAATCAAGAGAGTAACCTGtgaaaatgttaaaaaaataaataaataaaatgagaaATTACCTTCTGGATCACATAATTACCAAAGACATCAGTCATCAGAACAAAAGCCTCTGGCATGATTTCATGGAAAACCATATTTTTCTCATCCATTGAGGCTGTCTCAAGTTTCTGCTGAATAAAACGGCTTCCATATTGATCAGCACTGTTTCAAGAGAGATGAATTAGCTAAATGTTCAAAGTCAAGTAGCAAAGCATAGTACAAGCGGCAGTATCCACCTGAACTCAACAACATGGCCAGAAATTTCTGAAAGCTCAAAGCATTTGGTTTTATTACTTTTGAATTCATCCAGCAAGGAGGATGCAAACTTCTCATCCAAGTTGCCGACAGCATCTGTATTCCAGGCTCCCATGAAACCGCCAGCCACATTCCTCATCCCAGGTAAGCGCATACTCCGTTCACTTTGGCTCATAGGACTAGCCGACCCATAGAGGGAGTTCGGGAAAACAGAACCAGCGAGTGGACTTCCTGGATATGACATGCCCATACCATATGATGGACTTCCATATGAGTTGTGGTTCAAACTAGCTGATTTGCCTAGGTAAGGAACAGCAAATTGTGATTTTTGAGAGGCTAACAATGATTCTAAATAAGCCTTTTCGAGTACATTGCGCTCCCTATTTATTGCAGAATCATTAAGGGCTGCAAGCTGTGCTGCAGCAGCAACTTCCCCGGTTCTCAGATATTGATAATACAAAGGATCCATCAAAGGCAGCTGATGAGTGCTACCTGCAGCCTGCCTTCCCAACCTGCTTGCATTCTGTAACTCGGATGCAGGCAACAAAGGATCTAAAGTTGCCCCTCTTCCACCCAAGGATCTAAAGTCCATGGCATTCACTCCCAGTGCAGACACTGCTGCAGCATTTTCAAAAAAGGGAGGCAAGTTGCCATTACCGAGCTGGCTCGCCATCATGGATGGTGATGGAGGATTAACAGAATACCCGCTCATGCCATAATTAGGATACGAGGTATTCAAGTCATCAAGATTCTGATATTGGGCAGGTGAAGTACCTCTGCTAGTAAGAGTTGACGCCGAATGACCTCTTAGGTGTGAATTAACAGATACTCCACCAACCTTACGAGGTTCCAACTGttcatttgcatttgcatataCTGAAGTGTTACTCAAATCCAGTCCAAAACTTTCACGCAAAGAATCAGGCTTGTTTAGGAACGAGTGCTTTTTAACATTATGAATATAATCTGATTCATTGTGCCTTGGTGATTTAGGATGCTTCTCATCATCTATTGTGTCATGTGAAGACATATTCATGCTAGCCAAAGCAGACACCAGATCTGCATGCTCATTTGCACTCGATGAGACACCATTAAATGAGTTATGACCGTTGGAACTTCTTTTATCTGCAGTGCTGGACCTACCATCACCAATGGGTGGAAGGCAAGGACTAGTGGCTCTAGGTAGAAGTTGAGCATCAGGGGTTGTGCTCCTTGACAACGAGGCTCCTAAGGCAGCAGCATAAGATTGAGATGCTAAACCAACATGATTTTGCGAAGCAGAGATGCCTTGCTTATTTCCTCCAGATTGCAAAGCATCCAATTCTTGATGCAGATAGGCAAAATGGGTTTCGGAATTTTCAGCAATGTCATCAAACGCATTGCGGCTAGGAAGCCGCTGAGGATGCTTAGAAGCCGATGTAGCATTATTTAACTCATCCTGCTTtgacaaataaaatattaaacgGTGTAAAATGATAATATGTCATTAGCACATAATTTACTAAAACACACAAATTTCAGTTCAAGATCACCATTAAAATAATAATGCCATTTTATTGCAAAAATAATTAGTGAAGAGACTACAAACACagattctaaattttaaatgcaTCCAA includes:
- the LOC107608950 gene encoding pumilio homolog 2, which codes for MVSDGYSMMSDVVIRSMPKSPEYLGVLMRRQQEEAAERERELARLRSGSAPPTVEGSLASAAAAAGFGAGGGGGGRYFGSEEELRADPAYANYYYSSSNLNPRLPPPLVSKEDWRFAQRLKGNGGRRGGGGDVEGDRSLFSVQPGGFEGKEETVIKPRNGAVEWGGGGGGNGLIRLGLGSRQRSITELLQDELNNATSASKHPQRLPSRNAFDDIAENSETHFAYLHQELDALQSGGNKQGISASQNHVGLASQSYAAALGASLSRSTTPDAQLLPRATSPCLPPIGDGRSSTADKRSSNGHNSFNGVSSSANEHADLVSALASMNMSSHDTIDDEKHPKSPRHNESDYIHNVKKHSFLNKPDSLRESFGLDLSNTSVYANANEQLEPRKVGGVSVNSHLRGHSASTLTSRGTSPAQYQNLDDLNTSYPNYGMSGYSVNPPSPSMMASQLGNGNLPPFFENAAAVSALGVNAMDFRSLGGRGATLDPLLPASELQNASRLGRQAAGSTHQLPLMDPLYYQYLRTGEVAAAAQLAALNDSAINRERNVLEKAYLESLLASQKSQFAVPYLGKSASLNHNSYGSPSYGMGMSYPGSPLAGSVFPNSLYGSASPMSQSERSMRLPGMRNVAGGFMGAWNTDAVGNLDEKFASSLLDEFKSNKTKCFELSEISGHVVEFSADQYGSRFIQQKLETASMDEKNMVFHEIMPEAFVLMTDVFGNYVIQKFFEHGTAAQIRELADQVTGNVLTLSLQMYGCRVIQKAIEVVEVDQQTQMVAELDGHIMRCVRDQNGNHVIQKCIECVPENAIQFIVSTFYDQVVALSTHPYGCRVIQRVLEYCHDPKTQQIMMDEILQSVCMLAQDQYGNYVVQHVLEHGKPHERSSIIKKLTGQIVQMSQQKFASNVIEKCLTFGTPTERQVLVNEMLGSTDENEPLQVMMKDQFANYVVQKVLETCDDQQLELILNRIKVHLNALKKYTYGKHIVARVEKLVAAGERRISVLTLNPAQVV